The DNA window CCTGCAGGACGGCCTCGGCGGCCCGAAGCGGGCGATCGACCCGTGGATCGGGCTGACCGCGGTCACTCTCAGGACCGAGCGCGTCAAGCTCGGCGTGTTCCTGACCCCGCTCCCGAGGCGGCGGCCGGGCGAAGTGGCCATGCAGGCGGCGACGATCGACCACCTGTCCGGCGGTCGCCTGATCTTCGGTGCCGCGGTGGGCCACGCCGAGCACGACTTCGTCCCGTTCGGCGACGCCTGGGACCTGCGGGTACGTGCCCAGCAGCTGGACGAGGCGCTCGAGGTCGTGGCAGGTCTCTGGACGGGGCGTCCGTTCTCCTTCGAAGGAACGCATTTCCGGCTGACCGACGCCCAGATCGCTCCACCGCCGCTGCAGTCGCCGCGGGTGCCGGTCTGGGTAGCGACCGGCTGGCCGCACCGCAAGCCGATGCGCCGGGCCGTCCGCTGGGACGGCGT is part of the Tenggerimyces flavus genome and encodes:
- a CDS encoding LLM class flavin-dependent oxidoreductase → MRFGLDVPIDGSYADPRLLADLAYDAEAAGWDGFFLQDGLGGPKRAIDPWIGLTAVTLRTERVKLGVFLTPLPRRRPGEVAMQAATIDHLSGGRLIFGAAVGHAEHDFVPFGDAWDLRVRAQQLDEALEVVAGLWTGRPFSFEGTHFRLTDAQIAPPPLQSPRVPVWVATGWPHRKPMRRAVRWDGVYLMTDNQATDQPISVEDIAAAAAFAKELRGDAPFEVAANGWSDTPAVAEYEDAGATWWIALAPESPEAYRSVIQQGPPG